A stretch of the Capsicum annuum cultivar UCD-10X-F1 chromosome 10, UCD10Xv1.1, whole genome shotgun sequence genome encodes the following:
- the LOC107844505 gene encoding RING-H2 finger protein ATL8-like, whose product MNNYRQTYRSFHNHTHHQQRRSYNPRNAPRRANYQSSRRQHQNVHNNPHANYSTFECNGTYTATHHHEYFAPQLQDQNNRSPYGLISSSPLPYNGQVDEVSVATVLMQTTTNGNIFDYIRYLTNLEGNSRFNLSRNEYVAYLLENNDDVLKYLKTRTHHAPTKDGVDPEVESKICSICISEFKHEEKKEALQCGHEYHTDCIYQWLAKKKDCPMCRASVLPS is encoded by the coding sequence atgaataattATAGGCAAACTTATCGCTCTTTCCATAACCACACACATCATCAACAACGACGATCCTATAATCCACGTAATGCCCCAAGGCGCGCCAATTATCAGTCTTCTAGACGACAACACCAGAACGTTCATAATAATCCCCACGCGAATTATTCAACGTTTGAATGTAATGGTACGTATACAGCAACTCATCATCATGAGTACTTTGCTCCACAATTACAAGATCAAAACAATCGTAGTCCATACGGGCTAATTTCGAGCTCGCCTCTGCCATACAATGGACAGGTTGATGAAGTGTCTGTTGCTACTGTGTTAATGCAAACTACTACTaatggaaatatatttgattatATACGTTATTTGACTAATCTGGAGGGAAATTCGAGGTTCAATCTTAGCCGCAATGAGTATGTAGCTTATCTTTTAGAGAACAATGACGATGTGTTAAAGTATTTGAAAACAAGAACTCATCATGCTCCTACTAAAGATGGAGTCGATCCCGAAGTAGAATCAAAGATCTGTTCTATATGCATATCGGAATTTAAACACGAAGAGAAAAAAGAAGCACTTCAGTGTGGACACGAGTATCATACAGATTGCATCTACCAGTGGTTGGCGAAGAAGAAAGATTGCCCGATGTGCAGAGCTTCAGTTTTGCCTTCATAA